The following coding sequences are from one Epinephelus moara isolate mb chromosome 7, YSFRI_EMoa_1.0, whole genome shotgun sequence window:
- the akap11 gene encoding A-kinase anchor protein 11 isoform X3 produces the protein MDACARIRGVPIRSRTSVRKETVRDSGAQCVKSLFRNKKELCSVGLELPSRDTTRLTEIHFVCLPGQCEGEDVTQQALLSMPGGLCELLRSLHVQGLKNDEVLLLKDTRRLAEHKDGGPQCWLKAVCVLRHNPSTCIYPQASVASLVGLLGCYMAGVRYALELQALQRGTAEPSQPEEDDTNQSVSSIEDDFVTALEHLEEDDTGDNPSAASYRHFKKRDVASQTIPAHKRKKELSGSRIIMSSSSKKNSAKHKSGPDVSVTVQRSSGVESQWTYCSPGARLPSPLIHVSESEESDCSSPSPIIFLDEVGYQKSLLAKLDIPQVPGGPRERVEDSDSEVSEFFDSFDQFDDLEELSSENSTLALPLDAISAPSMQNPSSGSASKYVSRGCSTKGMNPHRFDHPTLPADVKKPTPLKPGSPYSLHSEVPDSPRPVQTPSEENGGPLFSPVSSSAFSPLVDSGGPLEYFWKTDEDGQDSPELRKPQDLCSLYKTYSDFASSLSKEILGSVCGYQSAVDISDNKNLSCVCHKEFKNPSGYVMKLSEIQETVTVAKLQKKSQSLKDGIQRFATDLVEMSLGSALRDLQKGVSSCTTTLCHLAARLTSSVFQMAFHEIGMRHAYVLKERAINGLAGFLVGEAVSGALKEFLTVKKQIFHSTVTRFAADLAEELVFEGIMEVCQFSHPSTPLTPSDWSFGHGQEEEEEEVVVSSYASDLSESVIQEAFIELSQADVAFTSQAAISVSLDNICYVSAENSSAQTCSTFANQQVLSASSAAATPGPSGEDASCTVKKALFTVSGMASCIPVPQAGQALSHIHNSEETSQYMSSLSETPQASPKRVTVSSSDNATYTQSHLYSHGTQTPIPGEDPSQGKSPFQNFSGNMVDMIVTEACELITASKMKKSFGDCADFFTKTIGSRRDSSSRQETVHYESPDSPPKQGAGFRYDCRDSGYARKGGPGEQATDFSIPHISFQTGSQSQGRASCELDPRTSGGAETHPVIMDTLGVPGAEMGGQRRISVPGDDLSPSSGQKSGGTPGTPPSTPQQPSEVSKEKQIKQFSKKLKSKLAKEFSPATPPPTPHYQPEPEPKDITPEADKAEFMLKLMRSLSEEADGNEDEEEEELAEEGGVGGTNRCSETGVGRHELNQMSARRMSNKEALHYAERLACHIVSMATEMDTLGVAEEEGELSKGSERRRDSVAQFSEQTLNTLWVYAGEVAGEVINDVKKMVSSAQQCPHHRAVRRRSFDRSSSECLHHHHQHQPQPCTDQNRDWRVGRLAEQWSNDLIASVFRSPTSTSSTVSTSSSGLSSEYPSCESVTDEYAGYLIRVLKKEGGSRELVLDQYASRLAYRSIKLGLAHASRKIKQRSSSTRLHSSKSLPDEWKASGSEVSSPKDKAESVVCPSGEDAQCCCRDSDEQSQREYMDLVNFAESLAYNITCDVTRKLHLSSARLPKSLTDSCLYKKSKLEDMAENLIRNSFSCPLLSKEAKSRHYHSTGSLYDGGYRSRVMQVIEHYARKIVDDTLKMSLASVGHSSREHQRNQGHDRHSHTQRLSEGPSLGQALGERTCRYCQVQECPYCTKLSRHHHQPVLQRRKRGSECQARAERLPSLEIPKIHIDLDHRVVFAEGMVSMAMETAKRELSNTSLNADSGIGHDGTSYAESLTAEIMTSALSNICQTGNVSFPGREATESSVSQQLSVGDDSLGSWSNLSFEDEHPDDNSSFLHLSDSDNTEDKETEVKEESSGTLCVDRTQVQAPRNTLVIVNSDVREPGRGPQHVTLDPQLRSMLQWAAASMADIPLIQLSPDRELQQLPVVVQRLRERKWRVGELLHTLLRYCEEGQAHGQSQAREEALQAGREPHRIPLFQWLLEHA, from the exons ATGGATGCCTGTGCACGTATTAGAGGAGTCCCCATAAGGTCCAGGACCTCAGTCCGGAAAGAG actGTGCGTGACAGCGGGGCGCAGTGTGTGAAGAGCCTCTTTAGGAATAAAAAGGAGCTATGCAGCGTTGGCCTGGAGCTGCCAAGCAGAGACACCACAAGACTGACAGAG attcattttgtgtgtctgccCGGTCAGTGTGAAGGGGAAGATGTCACCCAACAG GCTCTGCTATCTATGCCAGGAGGGCTGTGTGAGCTTCTTAGGTCCCTCCACGTTCAGGGCCTCAAGAACGACGAAGTTCTGCTGCTCAAAGACACGCGCAGGCTGGCAGAGCACAAGGACGGCGGGCCTCAG TGTTGGttaaaggctgtgtgtgtgctgaggcATAACCCCAGCACGTGCATCTACCCCCAGGCCAGTGTAGCATCTTTAGTGGGCTTGCTGGGATGCTATATGGCAGGCGTGCGCTACGCTTTGGAGCTCCAGGCTCTGCAGAGGGGCACAGCTGAGCCCAGCCAGCCGGAGGAAGATGACACCAACCAGTCAGTGTCATCAATCGAGGATGACTTTGTCACGGCCCTGGAGCATCTGGAGGAGGACGACACAGGAGACAATCCCT ctgcagcttcctATCGCCATTTTAAAAAGCGTGATGTGGCATCACAGACCATCCCAGCCCACAAGAGAAAAAAGGAATTATCTGGCTCCCGTATTATCATGAGCTCATCTTCAAAAAAGAATTCAGCCAAACACAAATCTGGTCCAGATGTGTCCGTCACAGTACAGAGGTCATCGGGCGTGGAATCCCAGTGGACTTATTGTAGTCCCGGAGCTCGCCTCCCCTCACCTTTGATTCATGTAAGCGAATCGGAAGAGTCAGACTGCTCCAGCCCCAGCCCAATCATTTTCCTGGATGAGGTGGGCTACCAGAAGAGCCTGCTTGCAAAGCTGGACATCCCCCAGGTGCCAGGGGGTCCCAGAGAGCGAGTTGAAGACTCCGACTCTGAAGTCAGTGAATTCTTTGACAGCTTTGACCAGTTTGATGACCTGGAGGAGCTGAGCTCAGAGAACAGCACTCTCGCACTGCCTCTGGACGCCATCAGTGCACCAAGCATGCAGAACCCGTCCAGTGGGTCAGCATCTAAATATGTTTCTAGGGGCTGCTCAACCAAGGGTATGAATCCTCACCGCTTTGATCATCCCACTCTCCCAGCCGATGTGAAAAAACCCACTCCTCTGAAACCAGGCTCTCCCTACTCACTTCACTCTGAGGTGCCTGACTCCCCCCGACCAGTGCAGACCCCCTCTGAGGAGAACGGCGGCCCACTCTTCAGTCCTGTCAGCTCGTCGGCCTTCAGCCCTCTGGTGGACTCTGGTGGACCGCTGGAATACTTTTGGAAGACAGATGAGGATGGACAGGACAGTCCAGAGCTGCGTAAACCCCAAGACCTCTGCTCTTTGTATAAGACCTACTCAGACTTTGCCAGCAGTCTATCTAAAGAAATTCTAGGATCTGTGTGTGGCTATCAATCTGCAGTTGACATCAGTGACAACAAGAATCTCAGCTGCGTCTGCCACAAGGAATTCAAGAACCCTTCGGGCTACGTGATGAAGCTCTCAGAAATACAAGAGACCGTAACAGTGGCCAAGCTGCAGAAGAAGTCCCAGTCTCTGAAGGATGGCATTCAGAGGTTTGCCACGGACCTGGTGGAAATGAGCTTGGGCAGCGCCTTGAGAGACCTCCAGAAAGGTGTCTCCTCCTGCACCACCACCTTGTGTCACCTAGCTGCCAGGCTTACCTCCTCAGTGTTTCAGATGGCCTTCCATGAGATCGGCATGCGCCACGCTTATGTGCTGAAAGAACGAGCAATCAATGGACTAGCTGGCTTCCTGGTCGGAGAGGCTGTGTCTGGGGCGCTGAAAGAGTTCCTGACAGTGAAGAAGCAGATTTTCCACAGCACGGTGACACGATTTGCTGCTGATCTGGCTGAAGAGCTGGTGTTTGAAGGCATCATGGAAGTATGTCAGTTCTCCCACCCTTCAACCCCTCTCACCCCCAGTGATTGGTCGTTTGGCCACGggcaagaggaggaagaggaggaggtggtggtttCCTCCTATGCTTCAGACTTGTCCGAGTCTGTTATCCAAGAGGCCTTCATAGAGCTCTCCCAGGCTGATGTTGCCTTCACTAGCCAAGCAGCTATCAGTGTGTCTCTGGACAACATCTGTTACGTGAGTGCAGAGAACTCAAGTGCTCAAACCTGCAGCACCTTTGCTAACCAGCAGGTTTTAAGTGCCAGCTCAGCTGCAGCGACCCCAGGGCCCTCAGGAGAGGATGCCTCCTGCACGGTGAAGAAAGCTCTGTTCACTGTATCAGGCATGGCCAGCTGTATTCCTGTGCCCCAAGCAGGCCAAGCCCTCTCCCACATCCACAATTCTGAAGAGACCAGTCAGTATATGTCGAGCTTGTCAGAAACCCCACAGGCCAGCCCTAAGAGAGTAACTGTGTCCTCCTCTGACAATGCCACATATACACAATCTCACCTTTACAGTCATGGAACTCAGACCCCGATACCTGGAGAAGACCCTTCCCAAGGAAAGTCCCCGTTCCAAAACTTCTCTGGCAACATGGTGGATATGATAGTAACTGAGGCTTGTGAGCTAATAACTGCTTCTAAGATGAAGAAGAGTTTTGGTGACTGTGCTGATTTCTTCACAAAGACAATTGGGAGCAGGAGGGACTCTTCTTCTAGGCAGGAGACGGTTCATTACGAGAGTCCAGACTCCCCCCCTAAGCAGGGAGCTGGCTTCAGATACGACTGTAGAGATTCTGGGTATGCTAGGAAGGGCGGCCCTGGTGAGCAAGCAACAGACTTTAGTATTCCTCACATTTCCTTTCAGACAGGCTCTCAGAGCCAGGGGAGAGCCAGCTGTGAGTTAGACCCCAGGACCAGCGGTGGGGCTGAAACCCATCCTGTGATAATGGATACTCTAGGCGTACCGGGCGCCGAGATGGGTGGACAAAGGAGGATATCTGTTCCTGGGGATGACTTGTCTCCAAGCTCCGGCCAAAAATCTGGTGGGACTCCTGGCACTCCTCCTTCTACCCCGCAGCAGCCCAGTGAGGTGTCAAAGGAGAAGCAGATAAAACAGTTCTCCAAGAAGCTGAAAAGCAAGCTAGCCAAGGAATTTTCCCCTGCTACACCCCCACCCACCCCTCACTACCAGCCTGAGCCTGAGCCAAAAGACATCACCCCTGAGGCAGACAAGGCTGAGTTCATGCTCAAACTGATGAGGTCTCTCTCTGAGGAGGCAGATGGGaatgaggatgaagaggaggaagaattAGCAGAAGAGGGCGGTGTTGGTGGCACTAACAGATGTTCAGAGACAGGGGTCGGCCGGCATGAACTGAACCAGATGTCCGCTCGCAGAATGTCCAACAAAGAAGCGCTCCACTATGCTGAGCGGTTGGCTTGCCACattgtctccatggcaacagagaTGGACACCCTGGGAGTGGCAGAGGAGGAGGGCGAGTTGAGCAAGGGCagcgagaggaggagagacagtgtGGCTCAGTTCTCAGAGCAGACCCTGAACACCTTGTGGGTGTACGCCGGGGAGGTGGCAGGAGAGGTCATCAATGATGTGAAGAAGATGGTGAGCTCTGCCCAGCAGTGCCCACATCACAGGGCTGTCAGAAGAAGAAGCTTTGACAGATCTAGCTCTGAATGTTTgcatcaccaccaccaacaccagCCTCAACCCTGCACAGACCAGAAcagagactggagggtggggaGGCTGGCCGAGCAATGGTCTAATGACCTGATAGCATCTGTGTTCCGGTCTCCCACCTCCACTTCAAGCACCGTCTCCACCTCCAGCTCTGGCCTGTCTTCAGAGTATCCAAGCTGTGAGAGCGTGACGGATGAATATGCTGGCTACCTTATCAGGGTACTGAAAAAGGAGGGAGGCAGCAGGGAGTTGGTCCTGGACCAGTATGCGAGCCGTTTGGCCTACCGCTCTATCAAACTGGGCTTGGCTCATGCTAGTCGCAAGATTAAGCAGAGATCCTCTAGCACCCGCCTTCACTCGTCCAAGTCACTGCCAGATGAATGGAAAGCATCTGGTAGTGAGGTGTCATCGCCCAAGGACAAGGCAGAGTCAGTAGTTTGTCCCTCAGGCGAGGACGCTCAGTGTTGCTGCAGGGACTCTGATGAGCAGAGTCAGAGGGAGTACATGGATCTGGTCAACTTCGCAGAGTCTTTAGCCTACAACATCACCTGTGATGTGACACGCAAGCTTCATCTTTCCTCTGCACGACTGCCCAAGTCTCTCACTGACTCGTGTCTTTATAAGAAATCCAAGCTTGAAGACATGGCAGAGAATCTCATCAGGAACTCCTTCTCCTGCCCCCTGTTGTCCAAGGAGGCTAAGAGCAGGCATTACCACAGCACAGGAAGCCTGTATGATGGAGGCTACAGGAGTAGGGTGATGCAGGTCATCGAGCATTACGCTAGGAAGATAGTTGACGACACTCTGAAGATGAGCCTGGCTTCAGTTGGACATTCATCCCGGGAGCACCAGAGGAACCAAGGCCATGACAGACACTCTCACACCCAGAGGTTGTCTGAGGGGCCATCACTGGGCCAAGCCCTGGGGGAGAGGACATGCCGTTACTGTCAGGTCCAGGAGTGCCCGTACTGCACCAAACTTAGCAGGCACCACCACCAGCCCGTgttacagaggaggaaaagggggTCAGAATGTCAGGCGAGGGCTGAGCGGCTCCCTAGCCTGGAGATTCCCAAGATCCACATCGACCTGGATCACAGGGTAGTGTTTGCAGAGGGGATGGTGTCCATGGCGATGGAGACAGCGAAACGTGAGCTGAGCAACACTAGCCTTAATGCAGACAGTGGCATCGGCCATGATGGAACCAGCTACGCTGAGAGCCTGACAGCTGAGATCATGACGTCAGCCCTGTCCAACATCTGCCAGACCGGCAATGTcag CTTTCCGGGTCGGGAAGCCACTGAGTCCTCTGTGTCCCAGCAGCTGAGTGTCGGAGATGACAGTCTGGGCAGCTGGTCTAACCTGAGCTTCGAGGACGAGCACCCAGACGACAACAGCAGCTTCCTCCACCTCAGTGACAG TGACAACACAGAGGACAAGGAGACCGAGGTCAAAGAGGAATCCAGCG GGACTCTCTGCGTGGACAGGACTCAGGTGCAGGCTCCCAGGAACACACTGGTCATTGTGAACTCTGACGTCAGGGAGCCCGGGCGCGGCCCTCAGCACGTGACCCTCGACCCTCAGCTCAGGAGCATGCTGCAGTGGGCGGCAGCCTCCATGGCCGACATCCCCCTGATCCAGCTGAGTCCtgacagagagctgcagcag CTTCCAGTGGTGGTCCAAAGGCTTCGGGAGAGGAAGTGGAGGGTGGGAGAGCTGCTGCACACGCTGCTGCGCTACTGTGAAGAGGGTCAGGCGCACGGTCAGAGCCAGGCCAGAGAGGAGGCACTGCAGGCGGGCAGAGAACCTCACCGCATCCCCCTCTTCCAGTGGCTCCTGGAGCACGCCTAA